One Octopus sinensis linkage group LG21, ASM634580v1, whole genome shotgun sequence DNA segment encodes these proteins:
- the LOC115223025 gene encoding zinc finger protein 2 homolog isoform X2, protein MERKLYENKSETQSKQISFPGDINEEREKTYQCDICKKTFSVKYNLTSHKRIHTGEKPHKCDICGISFCRSNDLTKHIRIHTGEKPYHCDICGKSFSRSDQLTTHKHIHSGNKPYQCSICGKSFSLSGHLNLHIRIHTGEKPYHCDVCGKSFSRNDQLTIHKRNHTGNKPYHCSICGKSFIISSHLNQHILIHTEEKPYHCEICGKSFSDRRHLTVHKRFHTGEKPYHCDICDKSFYVNSALTAHRRIHTGEKPYHCEICGKSFSVNSALTTHKRIHTGEKPYQCSICGKSFSDGRHLRVHTRVHTGEKPYHCNVCGKSFSQKSNLTTHTITHAKQ, encoded by the coding sequence ATGGAAAGGAAATTATATGAGAACAAGTCTGAAACCCAATCTAAACAGATTAGTTTCCCTGGTGAcataaatgaagagagagaaaaaacatatcaatgtgatatctgtaagAAGACATTCTCTGTAAAATATAACCTaactagtcacaaacgtattcatacaggagaaaaaccgcacaagtgtgacatctgtggtataTCATTCTGTAGGAGTAATGATTTAAccaaacacatacgtattcatacaggggagaagccatatcactgtgatatctgtggtaaatcattctctaggagTGATCAGTTAAcaactcacaaacatattcattcagGAAACAAACCATATCAGTGCagcatctgtggtaaatcattctccttaAGTGGTCACTTAAATCTTCACATAcggattcatacaggagagaagccataccattgtgatgtctgtggtaaatcattctctaggaaTGATCAATTAACTATTCACAAACGTAATCATACTGGAAACAAACCATATCACTGcagtatctgtggtaaatcattcattaTAAGTAGTCACTTAAATCAACACATACTTATTCATACAGaagagaaaccgtatcattgtgaaatttgtggtaaatcattctctgatagaAGACATTTAACAGTGCACAAACGttttcacacaggagagaaaccatatcactgtgatatctgtgataaatcattctatgTAAATAGTGCCTTAACTGCACacaggcgtattcatacaggagagaaaccatatcactgtgagatctgtggtaaatcattctctgtaaatagtgccttaactactcacaaacgtattcatactggagagaagccatatcagtgcagtatctgtggtaaatcattctctgatggaaGACATTTAAGAGTACATacacgtgttcatacaggagagaagccatatcactgcaatgtctgtggtaaatcattctctcaaaaatcgAACTTAACCACTCATACCATTACTCATGCCAAACAGTAA
- the LOC115223025 gene encoding tigger transposable element-derived protein 1-like isoform X1 → MNMGPTKRNNTKAPDLNKRRRRVYSLQEKVEMIKKIYDGASFAGVGREFGVNESTIRSIYKVRGDIMNAFTDAAPRSVNRIVRVHKDAFIQPMEKGVYLWMQDCYSKRLPVSTKRIQNRAKQIYKSLVELSDVVDKDKYTFQGSRGWVQKFIKRYNLASKLVSGDATSDDTETTRRYIEEIYKMMNEGGYLPCQVFNAVETALYWKKMPEKSYVAKEEAMTTGFKDAKDRVSLLFCCNGSGDFKAKPLLIHRSARPRPFQNISMLTLPVHWRANKNGWMTKGVFEEWFMTHFRAEVKEYCATKNISFKAILVLDNCPGYSTNLNDIQNEIKVIYLPPNTQSLLQPMNQEVMATFKLFYLDHTFEDIHKALVDDEELTVRQYWKRFNILHGVRFIGKAWQAVTQGCLLNGWRNLLPDTTPDFVGFEEDNMTRVLNMAKALPGDGFQDLNENDIWNMMESPERELNDTEVLELVDKKQNDIGTEDDDGDCVESSPTLTMSNLKKIMSYYEQLTQLIQEADPSFERKESVTAILDRGIAPYKEIYRERQALNKQSMITPLFGSFSGSPAPQKEEPVSSRYGALTIRSSTPRIQVNNIDPDSKPDFSGILSLPQSAPTNNDDNTEDEDDDPNLV, encoded by the coding sequence ATGAACATGGGACCAACGAAGAGAAACAATACGAAAGCACCCGATCTGAACAAACGACGTAGACGAGTGTATTCTTTACAGGAAAAAGTGGAGATGATCAAGAAAATATATGACGGGGCAAGCTTCGCTGGTGTGGGCCGCGAGTTTGGTGTTAATGAATCCACCATTCGTTCCATTTACAAAGTGCGTGGAGATATAATGAATGCATTCACGGATGCTGCCCCTAGATCAGTGAATCGAATAGTCAGAGTACATAAAGATGCTTTTATTCAGCCCATGGAAAAGGGGGTTTATTTGTGGATGCAGGACTGTTACAGTAAGCGGCTTCCTGTGTCAACAAAACGTATCCAGAATCGTGCTAAGCAAATATATAAGAGCTTGGTTGAGCTTAGTGATGTTGTTGATAAGGACAAATATACTTTTCAGGGTAGCCGTGGGTGGGTACAGAAATTCATTAAACGATATAATTTAGCCAGCAAACTTGTTTCAGGTGATGCAACATCAGATGATACAGAGACAACTCGGCGTTATAttgaagaaatttataaaatgatGAATGAGGGTGGATATTTACCGTGTCAAGTTTTTAATGCAGTTGAAACAGCCCTTTATTGGAAAAAGATGCCTGAAAAAAGTTACGTAGCGAAAGAAGAGGCCATGACGACGGGTTTTAAAGACGCTAAAGACCGTGTGTCTCTGTTGTTCTGTTGTAACGGTTCTGGTGATTTTAAAGCTAAACCACTGCTTATACATCGTTCTGCCCGGCCTCGTCCTTTCCAGAACATTAGCATGTTAACTCTCCCTGTGCACTGGCGTGCTAATAAAAATGGGTGGATGACTAAAGGGGTTTTTGAAGAGTGGTTCATGACCCACTTCCGCGCTGAAGTGAAAGAATACTGTGCCACgaagaatatttcttttaaagcaaTTCTTGTGTTAGACAATTGTCCTGGCTATTCTACAAACTTAAATGACATTCAGAATGAAATCAAAGTGATTTATTTACCGCCTAACACTCAGTCATTGCTGCAACCTATGAACCAAGAAGTGATGGCCACATTTAAGCTTTTCTATCTTGACCATACCTTTGAGGATATACACAAGGCACTGGTGGACGATGAGGAACTGACTGTACGGCAATACTGGAAACGATTCAACATTCTACACGGTGTTCGCTTCATTGGCAAGGCTTGGCAAGCTGTAACTCAAGGATGTCTTTTGAATGGATGGCGCAACTTATTGCCTGACACAACTCCAGACTTCGTTGGGTTTGAAGAGGATAACATGACTCGAGTTCTAAACATGGCAAAAGCATTACCTGGGGATGGTTTTCAAGACCTCAATGAAAATGACATCTGGAATATGATGGAATCTCCTGAGCGAGAATTAAATGACACAGAGGTGTTGGAATTAGtcgacaaaaaacaaaatgacataGGCACAGAGGACGATGACGGCGACTGTGTAGAATCTAGTCCAACATTAACCATGTCAAACCTAAAAAAAATAATGTCCTACTATGAGCAGTTGACTCAACTCATACAGGAAGCAGATCCAAGTTTTGAGAGAAAAGAATCTGTAACTGCCATTCTAGATCGTGGCATTGCACCCTACAAAGAAATTTATAGGGAACGACAGGCATTAAATAAGCAGTCGATGATAACTCCTCTCTTTGGCAGTTTTTCTGGTTCTCCAGCACCGCAGAAAGAAGAGCCGGTATCCAGCCGTTATGGAGCTCTCACTATTAGGTCTTCTACACCTCGTATCCaagtcaataacattgacccTGACTCTAAACCAGACTTCTCAGGCATTCTCTCTCTACCACAATCAGCTCCAACAAATAACGATGACAACACagaagatgaagatgacgatCCCAACCTCGTCTAA